The stretch of DNA GGCGGCAGCACCGAAGAAGCGCAGGCCAATATTGGCAGTTTCGTGCCGGGCAAGCTGCTCGAATACATGAACAACGGCAGCACCTACGGTAGCGTAAACTTCCCTGAACTGCAACTTCCGCTGCTGAAAGGCGCGCACCGGCTACTGCACATACACGCCAACGTACCGGGCATTCTGGCGAAGATGAACACCATTTTTGCCAACTACCACATCAATATTCAGGGGCAATACCTGAAAACCAACGAACACATCGGCTACGTAATTACCGATATTTCAAAAGAATATGCCGCCGAAGTGGTACATGAACTGCGGGCCATCGACAACACGATTAAGTTTAGATTGCTGTATTGATTGAATGGTTGAATGATTGAATGATTGAATGGGTCTGTTACCCTACTACTCCATTCAATCATTCAGCCATTCAACCATTCAATCATTCATCCATTCATCCAACATGAAAAACACCTACTTCACACCCGGCCCTGCCGAACTTTATCCGACAGTAGCGAAACACCTGCAAACGGCGATGGATGAGCAGATTGGCTCAATCTCGCATCGAAGTCAGCGGTTTCGGGATATTTATAAGTTTGCTGATGAACAATTGCGGACGTTGCTGAACATTCCGGCCACGCACGGTATCTTCTTCACTGGTTCAGCCTCGGAGGTGTGGGAGCGGCTGCTGCTCAACTGCGTCGAACACGAGAGTTTTCACCTTGTCAATGGTTCGTTTTCGCAGAAGTTTTATGATTATGCGCAGTCGTTGCGCAAGTTTGCCCATAAGCTGGAAAAGCCGTTTGGCGAAGGTTTCGACGCGGCAGAGATAGAGGTGCCGGAGTACGCTGAACTGATTTGCCTGACGCACAACGAAACGTCGTCGGGGGTGCAGATGCGGCCCGCTGAGATGCACAAGCTGAAGCGAAAGTACCCACAGAAGTTGTTTTGTGTGGATATGGTGTCGTCGGCTCCATACCCTGATTTGGATTACAGCCTGATTGATTCAGCTTATTTTTCGGTACAGAAAGCGTTTGGTTTACCCGCCGGACTGGGTATATGGATTGCCAATCAGGCGTGTCTGGAAAAGGCCGAACGGCTGCAACGCTATGATGCCACCACGATTGGCGCACACAATACGCTGCCAATGCTTTGGAAACACTACAAAACGTATGAAACGCCTGCTACACCCAATGTGCTGTTTATCTATCTGTTGGGCAAAGTAGTGGAAGATTACAATGCCATTGGTATTCAAACAGTTCGGCGGCATATCGACGAGAAGGCCCGTCTGTTATATAAGTTTCTGGAAACGTCGGATGAGTTTGCACCGTTCGTAAAAAATGAACGGCACCGGTCGCAAACGGTCGTGGTTGCCAATACGAAGAAACCATCGAACGAGGTGATTGCGGGAGCCAGACAGGCAGGTATGATCATTGGTAGCGGCTACGGCAAACTCAAGGATTCGCAGATTCGGATTGCCAATTTCCCCGCGGTATCGGTCGAGCAGGTAAGTGCGTTACTTGCCCAGTTAAGCAGGTAGCCGGGCAAACTTTCGGCGTCGTATATAGTTAATGGAGTAGGCAAATAATGCTACATTAACTCAACGACGATGAAAACTTTACTAACAACAACCGCGCTGCTGGCGGGTCTTTCGCTGGCAGCCTACGCGCAAAACAACGCCGACTCAACGGGGCGAAATAAGCCCTTGCTGAATAACGAAACCAAACAGGAAATTCGCGAGAAAGTTGAGCAGACCGAAGACAAAGTCAATGAAGAAGTTGATCGCTCAATCAGCTATCAGCAACGCAATCAGTTAAGCTGGTTTCAACCCAATAACCTGTTCGCTGGCGGTGGTCTGGGATTTGGTGTGGCCGACGGTCAGGTTTTTTCGGGAATTAATACACGGGCGGGCTACTTCTTCCAACCGGGTTTTGCGGCTGGAATTCGCTACGATAATGAAACGCTGATTGGCAATCAGTACCGCGCCCGTCAATTTGGTGTGTTCACGCGTTATTATCCCTTCCGCACCCGCATCAGCAGTTTCATAGGTGTCAGCCTGAACCGGGGTCGCGAATTTTCAAACGATGTTACAAACAGGAAACTGGACCGATTCACCAGCGTAGGTCTGGAGATTGGGGTTATGACCTGGGTGCTTCGCCGGTTAGGTGCCGAACTGTCGTATGAGGGCAACTATTACAACCGCATCAACCCAACCGCAAGTCAAAGCCGGGGCGGTCGG from Spirosoma montaniterrae encodes:
- a CDS encoding aminotransferase class V-fold PLP-dependent enzyme — encoded protein: MKNTYFTPGPAELYPTVAKHLQTAMDEQIGSISHRSQRFRDIYKFADEQLRTLLNIPATHGIFFTGSASEVWERLLLNCVEHESFHLVNGSFSQKFYDYAQSLRKFAHKLEKPFGEGFDAAEIEVPEYAELICLTHNETSSGVQMRPAEMHKLKRKYPQKLFCVDMVSSAPYPDLDYSLIDSAYFSVQKAFGLPAGLGIWIANQACLEKAERLQRYDATTIGAHNTLPMLWKHYKTYETPATPNVLFIYLLGKVVEDYNAIGIQTVRRHIDEKARLLYKFLETSDEFAPFVKNERHRSQTVVVANTKKPSNEVIAGARQAGMIIGSGYGKLKDSQIRIANFPAVSVEQVSALLAQLSR